In the Bacteroidota bacterium genome, one interval contains:
- a CDS encoding TlpA disulfide reductase family protein — MKKTFFFLVLFLLGLVVIAQNDEGKLRKLPSVMIKNVRGENFNTADISNNGKPVIISFWALWCKPCIKELTTIADVYDDWREETGVKLIAVSIDDARSSSNVQPTVNGKGWEYEVILDQNGDFKRAMNVGVIPHTFLVNGKGEIVWQHTSFVEGGELELIGKVRALIAGQPLE; from the coding sequence ATGAAAAAAACGTTTTTCTTCCTGGTTTTATTTCTTCTTGGCTTGGTTGTTATTGCGCAGAATGACGAGGGCAAATTGCGTAAGCTCCCTTCAGTGATGATAAAAAATGTGAGGGGCGAAAATTTCAACACGGCCGACATCTCCAATAACGGCAAGCCTGTCATCATCAGTTTCTGGGCTTTATGGTGCAAGCCATGCATCAAAGAATTGACGACCATTGCGGATGTTTATGATGATTGGCGTGAAGAAACCGGCGTTAAGCTCATCGCTGTGTCAATAGATGATGCCAGGTCATCGTCGAATGTGCAGCCGACGGTGAATGGAAAAGGATGGGAATATGAAGTCATTTTAGACCAGAATGGTGATTTCAAGCGTGCCATGAACGTCGGCGTCATTCCCCATACTTTTTTGGTGAATGGCAAAGGTGAGATCGTCTGGCAGCACACCTCTTTTGTTGAAGGAGGCGAACTGGAACTCATCGGCAAGGTCAGGGCATTGATCGCCGGTCAACCCTTGGAGTGA
- a CDS encoding DUF6029 family protein: MQRKRVLPRKFLFAIFLIIPFLSNAQSFLEQSKVSGNFEADVQTYQPDVDLGITDSTINGEKIGLNGFGNVIYTLGDFSAGLRFETYLKPIAGYDREYEGLGIPYWFANYRKYNLEVTLGNVYDQFGSGLVFRSYEQWDLGYDNAVQGLGLKYTPSKGILLKGIIGSQRYYWVKYKPGDRGYVRGLDAEFTLNDIFKGWQENKTRIILGGSAVSKYQKDDPTFKFKLPENVAAFAGRLNVTRGKYNIQGEYAYKINDPSAFNNFIFKKGQAVFLTGSYSTKGLGISLFAKWIDNMSYKTDRRVIKNGLDISFIPPLTKQHNYTLESIYPYASQPNGEFDVMAQVTYTIPKKSKLGGKYGTTISLLFSQANSIKKNMLNDTTPVSERGTLGYKSPFFKPGNELYFQDMDFEITRKISDKFKVNFEYMYHSYNQEVMEGHGSMVYAHIAVADMTYKFTPTKSLRMELQYLGTKQDKGDWGLALLEYTIAPKWFFTIQDQFNFNRPDGGDPVHYYYGALGFTHETNRISLAYGRQREGLLCVGGVCRQVPAASGFMLTITSSF; this comes from the coding sequence ATGCAACGGAAAAGAGTTTTACCCCGGAAATTCCTTTTTGCCATTTTCCTGATTATCCCATTTCTGTCAAATGCGCAGAGTTTTCTGGAACAGAGTAAGGTCAGCGGAAATTTTGAGGCCGACGTTCAGACCTATCAGCCTGATGTCGATTTAGGTATAACCGACTCGACCATCAACGGCGAAAAGATCGGCTTGAACGGATTCGGAAATGTTATTTATACCTTGGGAGATTTTTCGGCAGGGCTCAGGTTCGAAACCTACCTGAAGCCTATTGCCGGTTATGACAGGGAATATGAGGGTTTAGGCATTCCATACTGGTTTGCCAATTACAGGAAGTACAACCTTGAAGTGACACTGGGAAATGTGTATGACCAGTTTGGCAGCGGGCTGGTGTTCAGGTCCTATGAACAGTGGGATCTTGGTTATGATAATGCAGTGCAGGGACTGGGGCTGAAGTATACTCCTTCAAAAGGTATTTTGCTTAAAGGTATCATCGGCTCGCAAAGGTATTACTGGGTCAAATACAAACCCGGTGACAGGGGATATGTGAGAGGTCTGGATGCTGAATTTACCCTGAATGATATTTTTAAGGGGTGGCAGGAAAATAAAACCAGGATCATCCTGGGTGGCAGCGCTGTGAGCAAATATCAGAAAGATGATCCCACATTTAAGTTTAAGCTCCCTGAAAACGTCGCTGCTTTTGCCGGGAGACTCAACGTCACCCGGGGAAAATACAACATCCAGGGTGAATATGCCTATAAAATAAATGATCCTTCAGCCTTCAATAATTTCATCTTCAAAAAAGGACAAGCTGTTTTCCTGACAGGATCTTATTCGACAAAGGGCCTCGGCATCTCCCTTTTCGCCAAGTGGATCGATAATATGAGCTATAAAACTGACCGGAGGGTGATAAAAAATGGACTGGACATCAGCTTTATCCCACCGCTCACCAAGCAGCACAACTATACCCTTGAGTCGATATATCCTTATGCATCACAACCCAACGGAGAATTTGACGTTATGGCTCAGGTTACCTATACCATCCCAAAGAAATCGAAATTAGGCGGAAAATACGGTACAACAATATCCTTACTATTCTCCCAGGCTAATTCCATTAAGAAAAATATGCTCAATGATACGACGCCTGTTAGTGAAAGAGGAACGTTGGGCTATAAGAGCCCCTTTTTCAAACCCGGTAATGAGTTGTATTTTCAGGATATGGACTTTGAGATTACTAGGAAAATCAGCGATAAATTCAAAGTCAATTTTGAATACATGTACCATTCCTATAACCAGGAGGTTATGGAAGGCCATGGAAGTATGGTTTATGCACATATTGCCGTTGCTGACATGACGTATAAGTTCACGCCGACCAAATCTCTCAGGATGGAATTGCAATATTTGGGAACAAAACAGGATAAGGGTGATTGGGGTCTGGCATTGCTGGAATACACCATAGCTCCCAAGTGGTTTTTCACTATCCAGGACCAGTTCAATTTCAATCGTCCCGATGGAGGTGATCCGGTACATTACTATTATGGAGCCCTGGGATTCACCCATGAAACGAATCGTATATCACTGGCTTATGGCCGGCAGCGTGAGGGCCTGCTATGCGTGGGAGGTGTCTGCCGCCAGGTGCCTGCTGCCAGCGGATTTATGCTGACTATTACGAGTAGCTTCTAA